The halophilic archaeon DL31 region TACCGAGGCGCAGACGGAGTCGCCAACCCCCACTGACTCGGATACCCCGACTGAGTCAGGCGAAGCGGACGTCGTAATTGGCGAGGGGAGGTTCGATGTCGCCGACTTCGGCTATAACGAATACCCCTACTACGAGGTGGAGTTGACCAACGAAGGTGAGGCTCGCTCGGGGGTTGTTGAACTCGTCGTTGACTGGTTCGACGAGGGCGGCAACTACGTCGACGATACCACCGAGCAACTCGTGTCATTGAAGCCGGGCGAGACGTGGGTGGCGCGGTCCTACAACGTCCTCAGTTCGGATGGGGTTGCTAGCGCCGAAGGGTCTGGAAGCTACGACTACGACCCGCCGGCGTGGCCCGATGGCCTGAAAGTGGCGTCGAGTAAACTCCTTTCTGGGAGTGAGAACGTGAAGGTGCGAGCGACGGTACAAAACGACACTGGGCAGATGGTCGATTATGTGGCGTTCTACGGGAAGGTCTACGACGCCGATGGGAGGGTACTCGGCCAAGTTTGGACGAACGAGGCTGACGTCGCTGAAGGGTCTTCTTGGCGAGCGGAGGGGGAGTGGGACGATAAACCACGGTCCGGCCTCGTCGAGAGTTCTGAGGTCATTCTCGAAGGGAATATCTACTGAGAATTTGACAGGCTACGCCGCCACGGACGCTAAGCTGATTGCTAACCCAACGATACCAGAACCAGTTGGAGAGTTAATGGTATCCGAGTTCGCAGTGTTTCGCTGCAACGGGTGATGGCGACGAAGCTGACGGCAGTGAGGCCGACTAGTGACTCGGTAAGCGGGCTGAGCATTCGCGAGGGTGAAGGACTACCGAGTTAAGAGATGTCGCCCACGACGCTCGGCTTGACGATGGGCAAGTTGCATGAGGCGAGACGCCACAGACAGCCCCAGCCCGAGAAAGCCGCGGGGTTTGGACGTCGAGGATCGCCCTCCAGTAAGAGAAACCCGAATCTTTCTCGGACAGCTTCAAGCGCTACCTCGACGCCCACGACGATTTCCGTGTCAGCTTCG contains the following coding sequences:
- a CDS encoding hypothetical protein (KEGG: nmg:Nmag_1623 hypothetical protein), which codes for MKRRRFILSAAVGLALAGCADDGGGAPIQSPTETPTEVSTPADTEAQTESPTPTDSDTPTESGEADVVIGEGRFDVADFGYNEYPYYEVELTNEGEARSGVVELVVDWFDEGGNYVDDTTEQLVSLKPGETWVARSYNVLSSDGVASAEGSGSYDYDPPAWPDGLKVASSKLLSGSENVKVRATVQNDTGQMVDYVAFYGKVYDADGRVLGQVWTNEADVAEGSSWRAEGEWDDKPRSGLVESSEVILEGNIY